Proteins encoded within one genomic window of Candidatus Acetothermia bacterium:
- a CDS encoding DUF58 domain-containing protein, whose translation MGGRKTTAELSLLFLLLLLGLGLRHPGVVLLAVPVAVHLTFGLSLSYAERHPRLRASRTVSANRLLEGDSLRIEVVLENMGLALEAVTVEDGPYPGWEVLDGAETAIGPLPAEGRLVLGYTARPRRGLYPLSSIRVQVRDLLGYVLWEGEVACPAPVAVLPRCERLTGVAIAPRRTLVAAGTARARRGGTGTEFFGAREYLPGDDVRRINWKAYARLGGLVINQFEEERAADVVVVLDVRADAYLVPNAVDLLDHAVRAAGALCQFFLGQGHRVGLLLYGRYLDWVFPGYGRLHGERLLRELARAELGTTEIFSELGHLPTRLLRAGSQVVLVSPLVPGDEEELGRLQARGYRVMVLVPDPLAFEQAQLEEGPEVELSGRILALERWVMWQKLVSAGIRPLVWDVRCPLAPQAKAHWRRAR comes from the coding sequence ATGGGCGGGCGCAAGACCACGGCCGAGCTATCCCTGCTGTTCTTGCTCCTGCTTTTGGGGCTCGGGCTGCGCCATCCGGGCGTGGTGCTGCTGGCGGTGCCGGTCGCGGTCCACCTCACGTTTGGCCTGTCCCTCTCCTACGCGGAGAGGCACCCTCGCCTCCGCGCCTCCCGCACGGTGTCCGCCAACCGGCTCCTGGAGGGGGATTCCCTCCGGATCGAGGTGGTGCTGGAGAACATGGGCCTGGCGCTCGAGGCGGTGACCGTCGAGGACGGCCCCTATCCGGGGTGGGAGGTGCTGGATGGAGCGGAGACGGCAATCGGCCCGCTTCCGGCCGAGGGGCGCCTCGTCCTGGGGTACACCGCCCGGCCCCGGCGCGGCCTCTATCCCCTGTCCTCGATCCGGGTCCAGGTTCGGGACCTCCTCGGGTACGTGCTATGGGAAGGGGAGGTGGCCTGCCCGGCCCCGGTGGCCGTTCTGCCGCGATGCGAACGGCTCACCGGGGTTGCCATCGCCCCCCGGCGGACCCTGGTCGCCGCCGGCACGGCCCGCGCCCGCCGGGGCGGCACGGGCACCGAGTTCTTCGGGGCCCGGGAGTACCTGCCTGGCGACGACGTACGCCGCATCAACTGGAAGGCGTACGCCCGCCTGGGGGGGCTCGTGATCAACCAGTTCGAGGAGGAACGGGCGGCCGATGTGGTCGTGGTCCTGGACGTGCGGGCGGATGCGTACCTGGTGCCCAACGCCGTCGACCTCCTGGACCACGCGGTGCGGGCGGCCGGAGCCCTGTGCCAGTTCTTCCTGGGCCAAGGGCACCGGGTGGGGCTGCTCCTCTACGGTCGGTACCTGGACTGGGTGTTCCCCGGCTATGGCCGACTCCATGGGGAACGGCTCCTCCGGGAACTGGCCCGGGCCGAGCTGGGCACCACCGAGATCTTCTCCGAGCTCGGGCACCTTCCGACCCGGCTCCTGCGGGCCGGATCGCAGGTGGTGCTCGTGTCCCCGCTCGTCCCCGGGGACGAGGAGGAGCTGGGCCGGCTTCAGGCACGGGGCTACCGGGTGATGGTCCTGGTTCCCGATCCGCTTGCGTTCGAGCAGGCCCAGTTGGAGGAAGGACCGGAGGTGGAGCTGTCCGGCCGCATCCTGGCCCTGGAGCGGTGGGTCATGTGGCAGAAGCTCGTCTCGGCCGGGATCCGGCCTTTGGTGTGGGACGTCCGCTGCCCCCTCGCTCCCCAGGCCAAGGCCCACTGGAGGAGGGCGCGGTGA
- a CDS encoding right-handed parallel beta-helix repeat-containing protein, producing the protein MVALAVVVGTAALAERVPHEPIVIRSDADFTPENGVVGGLGLATNPYVIAGFRIDAAGTDYGILISGTTAPFVIRDVEIQGAQVAGIKIQSAKSGTVADVWVRGCLVGVSLFQSQNIRVLGTRIDECPDAVRAFFSSDVVLSGLTIARARVGVWFGGTTASRLVDSVIMECDLGALFELGSEGNMVAGNAFFACRIPAKSEGGNRWDDGARGNFWQGFSAPDENGDGILDRPYRVGLDEDRFPLASPPGGA; encoded by the coding sequence TTGGTCGCGCTCGCGGTCGTCGTGGGAACAGCCGCCCTGGCCGAGCGGGTCCCCCACGAGCCGATCGTCATCCGCTCCGATGCCGACTTCACGCCGGAGAACGGGGTGGTGGGGGGATTGGGGCTCGCCACCAACCCCTACGTGATCGCGGGGTTCAGGATCGACGCCGCCGGTACCGACTACGGGATCCTGATCTCCGGCACGACCGCCCCCTTCGTCATCCGGGACGTGGAGATCCAAGGGGCTCAGGTAGCGGGGATCAAGATCCAAAGCGCCAAGAGCGGCACCGTTGCCGACGTCTGGGTGCGGGGATGCCTGGTCGGGGTGAGCCTGTTCCAAAGCCAGAACATCCGGGTCCTGGGAACGAGGATCGACGAGTGCCCGGATGCAGTCCGGGCCTTCTTCTCATCGGATGTGGTTCTCTCCGGCCTCACCATTGCCCGGGCTCGGGTCGGGGTGTGGTTCGGGGGCACCACCGCCTCCCGCCTCGTGGACAGCGTGATCATGGAGTGCGACCTCGGTGCCCTGTTCGAGCTCGGCAGCGAGGGCAACATGGTCGCCGGCAACGCGTTCTTCGCCTGTCGGATCCCGGCCAAGTCCGAGGGCGGCAACCGCTGGGACGACGGGGCACGAGGGAACTTCTGGCAGGGGTTCAGCGCCCCGGACGAGAACGGGGACGGGATCCTCGACCGTCCCTACCGGGTGGGGCTGGACGAGGACCGGTTCCCGCTGGCCTCGCCTCCGGGAGGGGCGTAG
- a CDS encoding MoxR family ATPase, protein MTVDDVAKRGEAILSQIERVIVGKHEPLALMLASILAGGHVLIEDYPGLAKTLAARCFSQALNLTFKRIQFTPDLLPADILGVYLFHRENEEFLFRPGPVFAQLILADEINRATPKTQSALLEAMQEGQVTVEGATHPLPQPFVVIATQNPIEYEGTFPLPEAQLDRFLVRLRFGYPDLDQEVEILHRRIERRAEELALTSVTDAAEILAMREVLETVYVDPDLLQYMAELVHGTRRHGSVAVGASPRGTLALLRMSRARAALAGRDFVIPDDVKAVAVPALAHRLILSPDLWARDVRAEDIVAELLAQVPVPKVG, encoded by the coding sequence TTGACCGTTGACGACGTGGCGAAACGGGGGGAGGCGATCCTCTCCCAGATCGAGCGGGTGATCGTGGGCAAGCACGAGCCGCTTGCGCTCATGTTGGCGTCCATCCTTGCCGGGGGCCATGTGCTGATCGAGGACTATCCGGGCCTCGCCAAGACCCTGGCCGCCCGCTGTTTCTCCCAGGCCCTGAACCTCACGTTCAAGCGCATCCAGTTCACGCCCGACCTCCTCCCGGCGGATATCTTGGGGGTGTACCTCTTCCACCGCGAAAACGAGGAGTTCTTGTTCCGCCCAGGGCCGGTCTTCGCCCAGCTCATCCTCGCCGACGAGATCAATCGCGCCACTCCCAAGACCCAGTCCGCGCTCCTCGAGGCGATGCAGGAGGGGCAGGTTACGGTGGAGGGGGCGACGCACCCGCTGCCGCAGCCGTTCGTGGTCATCGCCACCCAAAACCCGATCGAGTACGAGGGGACGTTCCCGCTCCCGGAGGCGCAACTGGATCGGTTCCTGGTGCGCCTCCGATTCGGCTACCCCGATCTCGACCAGGAGGTGGAGATCTTGCACCGCCGCATCGAGCGGCGGGCGGAGGAGCTGGCCCTGACGTCGGTGACCGACGCCGCCGAGATCCTGGCGATGCGGGAGGTGCTGGAGACGGTGTACGTGGACCCCGACCTCCTTCAGTACATGGCCGAGCTCGTCCACGGGACCCGCCGCCACGGGTCGGTGGCGGTGGGGGCGAGCCCGCGGGGGACGCTGGCCCTGTTGCGGATGAGCCGGGCGCGGGCGGCCCTGGCCGGGCGGGACTTCGTCATCCCCGACGACGTGAAGGCCGTGGCCGTCCCCGCCCTCGCCCACCGGCTCATCCTGTCGCCCGACCTCTGGGCGCGGGACGTGCGGGCCGAGGACATCGTGGCCGAGCTCCTCGCCCAGGTTCCGGTGCCCAAGGTGGGATGA
- the aspS gene encoding aspartate--tRNA ligase translates to MTREGCGRLGRSTVGRRVELAGWVHRLRDLGGLLFVDLRDGSGIVQLVVRDLPDAHGLSREDVIRVQGTVALREAPNPHLPTGEVEVVVDQLTVLSHAKPLPFPVDEEEAHASEETRLRYRYLDLRRPHMQRNLRLRHRICSAIRQYLDAHGFIEVETPMLTRSTPEGARDFLVPSRLDPGKFYALPQSPQLFKQILVTSGVERYFQVVRCFRDEDLRADRQPEFTQLDLEMAFLEDPEDLFGLLEGLMVHVFRETIGVELPTPFPRIPYDTAMARYGSDKPDLRFGMEIADVSDLFAGGPFRAFAEAVAGGGVVRALPVPDGAGRSRGELGKVEEAAQGLGLAGLSWIKVADGLSSSIAKHVPEAALQAVVARAEAKAGDLILLAAGPVAKVAPALGELRLRLAREGGLIPVGAWTPAWIVDFPLFKLSEAGSIESEHHPFTSPKDEDLPLLEAEPLRVRAKCYDLVLNGVELASGSIRIHRRDLQERIFRVLGIGPEEAERRFGFFLRALEYGAPPHGGIAFGLDRWVMMLAGARSLREVIAFPKTATGSCPLTGAPAEVDEAQLRELHIRVEG, encoded by the coding sequence ATGACCAGGGAAGGCTGTGGCCGTTTGGGGCGAAGCACGGTGGGCCGGCGGGTAGAGCTCGCCGGTTGGGTGCACCGCCTGCGCGATCTGGGCGGACTCCTGTTCGTCGACCTGCGCGACGGATCGGGGATCGTCCAGCTCGTGGTCCGTGATCTCCCCGACGCCCACGGCCTCTCCCGGGAGGACGTGATCCGCGTCCAGGGCACAGTCGCCCTGCGCGAGGCCCCCAACCCCCACCTCCCCACCGGGGAAGTGGAAGTGGTGGTGGACCAGCTCACGGTCCTGTCCCATGCCAAGCCGCTCCCGTTCCCGGTGGACGAGGAAGAGGCCCACGCCAGCGAGGAGACCCGGCTCCGCTACCGGTACCTGGACCTCAGGCGGCCGCACATGCAGCGAAACCTGCGCCTGCGCCACCGGATCTGTTCTGCCATCCGCCAGTACCTGGATGCCCACGGGTTCATCGAGGTGGAAACGCCGATGCTCACCCGGTCCACCCCGGAAGGGGCACGGGACTTCCTCGTCCCGTCGCGCCTGGATCCGGGCAAGTTCTACGCCCTCCCCCAGTCCCCGCAGCTGTTCAAGCAAATCCTGGTGACATCCGGGGTGGAGCGGTACTTCCAGGTCGTGCGCTGCTTCCGCGACGAGGACCTGCGGGCCGACCGCCAGCCCGAGTTCACCCAGCTCGACCTGGAGATGGCGTTCCTCGAAGACCCGGAGGACCTGTTCGGGCTTCTTGAGGGCCTCATGGTCCACGTCTTCCGGGAGACGATCGGGGTGGAGCTTCCCACGCCGTTCCCACGCATCCCGTACGACACGGCGATGGCCCGCTACGGGTCGGACAAGCCGGACCTGCGGTTCGGCATGGAGATCGCCGACGTCTCGGACCTGTTCGCCGGGGGACCGTTCCGCGCGTTCGCCGAGGCCGTCGCGGGCGGCGGGGTGGTCCGGGCCCTGCCCGTGCCCGACGGGGCCGGCAGGTCCCGGGGGGAGCTGGGGAAGGTCGAGGAGGCGGCCCAGGGCCTCGGTCTCGCCGGGCTCTCCTGGATCAAGGTGGCGGATGGCCTGTCTTCGTCCATCGCCAAGCACGTGCCGGAGGCGGCGCTCCAGGCGGTGGTGGCACGGGCGGAGGCCAAGGCCGGCGACCTTATCCTCCTCGCCGCCGGGCCAGTGGCAAAGGTCGCCCCGGCGCTCGGGGAGCTCCGGCTGCGCTTGGCCCGGGAGGGGGGGCTCATCCCCGTGGGGGCGTGGACCCCGGCGTGGATCGTGGACTTCCCCCTGTTCAAGCTGTCCGAGGCGGGCTCGATCGAGTCCGAGCACCACCCGTTCACGTCCCCCAAGGATGAGGATCTGCCCCTGTTGGAGGCCGAACCGCTTCGGGTGCGGGCCAAGTGCTACGACCTCGTGCTGAACGGGGTCGAGCTCGCCTCCGGTTCGATCCGCATCCATCGTCGTGACCTGCAGGAGCGGATCTTCCGCGTCCTCGGGATCGGTCCGGAGGAGGCAGAACGGCGGTTCGGGTTCTTCCTGCGGGCTCTGGAGTACGGGGCACCGCCCCATGGGGGGATCGCGTTCGGCCTCGACCGGTGGGTGATGATGCTCGCCGGGGCGCGATCGCTGCGGGAGGTGATCGCGTTTCCCAAGACGGCCACCGGCAGCTGTCCCCTCACCGGGGCCCCGGCTGAGGTGGACGAGGCCCAGCTCCGGGAGCTCCACATCCGGGTGGAGGGATGA
- a CDS encoding DUF4129 domain-containing protein: MSGWRLVLTGLLVTLLLGALAAGLWNVRFREGKPLSWGEEEGDRGGFAWPALFPGARLEWLSQVLFFLLLATLVLAVGAFVVAPGLRRRLLTLAISAGLSLFLLWEILDRMALERVDFPIEPTAPGNLGNPVGGGAVPGPPAAPIWAIYLVAVALGGALAFGLARRLSLSRRPRLAAEIREVAEEAAADLKRGLPVVDVVVRCWLEMVEILSRKAKTEDAPGLTPREFAAALARLGFQEDAIRKLTELFEEVRYGRKASEPRREEAIAALSAIERAYG, translated from the coding sequence ATGAGCGGGTGGCGCCTCGTGCTGACGGGGCTTCTCGTGACCCTGCTCCTGGGGGCGCTCGCCGCCGGGCTCTGGAACGTGCGGTTCCGGGAAGGGAAGCCCTTGTCATGGGGGGAGGAAGAAGGGGATAGGGGTGGGTTCGCGTGGCCGGCCCTGTTTCCCGGAGCGCGGCTGGAGTGGCTCTCCCAGGTGTTGTTCTTCCTGCTTTTGGCGACCCTGGTCCTGGCCGTGGGGGCATTCGTGGTGGCGCCTGGGCTGCGCCGGCGGCTCCTCACCTTGGCCATCAGCGCTGGGCTGAGCCTGTTCCTCCTTTGGGAGATCTTGGACCGAATGGCCCTGGAACGGGTGGATTTCCCGATCGAGCCGACCGCGCCCGGGAATCTGGGGAACCCGGTGGGGGGAGGGGCGGTGCCCGGCCCACCGGCCGCCCCCATTTGGGCCATCTACCTCGTGGCCGTCGCCCTCGGCGGGGCACTCGCGTTCGGGCTAGCCCGCCGGCTCTCCCTCTCCCGGCGCCCGCGGCTGGCCGCGGAGATCCGGGAGGTGGCGGAGGAGGCGGCCGCCGACCTCAAGCGGGGCCTCCCGGTGGTGGACGTGGTCGTCCGGTGCTGGCTGGAGATGGTGGAGATCTTGTCCAGGAAGGCCAAGACCGAGGACGCTCCTGGCCTCACCCCGCGGGAGTTCGCGGCGGCCCTCGCGCGGCTGGGGTTTCAGGAGGACGCGATCCGCAAGCTAACCGAGCTCTTTGAGGAGGTGCGGTACGGGCGCAAGGCGAGCGAGCCCCGGCGAGAGGAGGCCATTGCTGCCCTCTCCGCCATCGAGCGGGCCTACGGGTAA